The genome window CATGCCGTTTCCTCGTTCAGACCGCGCCAGCGGTCATTGAATGCCACGCCATTCGTGGCCGTGCTCCTGATGCGCCACGCCCGGCCAGTCGGCCGGGCAGCGCAGTGCCTCGACCACGGCCGCACGGGCGTGGTCCGGGGTGTTGTTGTGCTCGGAGAGGTGCGTCAGCACCAGATGCTGCAGGCGCGAGCAATCCATGCCGGCGAGCAGCCCGGCCGACTGCGCATTCGACAGATGACCGAGATTGCCGCCGACGCGCGCCTTGAGCATCGGCGGATACGGCCCCTCGGCGAGCATGGCCTCGTCGTGATTGCACTCCAGCGCCAGCGCGTCGACGCCGTCGAGGCAGGCGCGCATGTGCGGCGTGATGTGGCCGGCGTCGGAGAGCACGCCCAAGCGGTGTACGCCATCGCTGAAGACGAACTGGCAGGGCTCGCGCGCGTCGTGCGGCACCGGCACCGGCTGGATTTCGAGGTTGCCGATGGCGAAGCGCGTGTGCGGATCGAAGAGCGAGACTTCCGGCATGGTCGCGGCCATGCGCTGCGGCACGGCGGCGCGCGTGCCCGGCGTCATCCAGAGCGCGATGCCGTGGCGACGCGCCAGCGGTCCGACCCCGCGCAGATGATCGCCGTGCTCGTGCGTGACGAGAATGGCATCCAGCGCCCTGGCCTCGACGCCCAATCGCCCCAGGCGCGCTTCGGTGTCGCGGATGCTGAAACCGCAATCGACCAGAACCCGTGTGCTGCCACACTCGACGAGCGTGGCGTTGCCCCGACTGCCGCTGCCCAGAAGCGCGAAGCGCAGGCCGGGCACGGGCTAGGCGCCGGAGTTGCCGGGGCCGTAGATCGGCAGCGGTGTGACCTTGCCGCCGCTCTCGCCCTGCACGTCCGAGATGCGCGCCTTGCCGCGCCGGTTGACCTGATCAATGCGCACGACCTGGTGCACAGGGACGAAGAAGCGCTCGACACCCTCGAACTCCGCCTGCAGCTTCTCTTCGGCCGGATCGACGAGCACCTGTGAGCGCTCACCGAAGACCAGGTCACCGATCTCGACGAAGCCCATCATCGCTTCGTGAGAGACCTCGCGGGCATAGATGTCGTACAGCTTGTTCTGCTGCACGAAGCTGACGCGGTAGAGGTGCTTCTGCGGCATGGAATCCTGCGGAGCGGGGCCGTGAGCGATCCCGGCATTTTACAACAGCGCGCGCCGCCAACCGGCGGCGCGCCCCTGGCTCAACGTTGCCTGCTCAGCGCTGCTTGCGCTGGGCCTGCGCGCCGGCCGGCTTGCCGCCGCCGCGGCCACGGCGCTTGGCCGCGGCCTTGCGGCCGGCCTCGTTGCCGGCACCGCGACCGCCAGCCGACTGGCCGCCACCGGCCTTGCGCGGCGCGGGCTTGCCGCCCTGCGGCTTGCGGCTGGTGCGGTCGCCCGCCTCGTCGCTGCGCTGGGCCGCGCTCTGTGCGGCGCTGGGCGCGGAGAAGCCGGTGGTATCGAAGGCCGGCAGGCTGCGCCCGATGTGCCGTTCCACACCCTTGAGCAAACCACCCTCCTCATTCGCGACCAGGGCGATGGCGATGCCCGAGGCGCCGGCGCGCGCGGTACGCCCGATGCGGTGGACATAGTCCTCCGACACCTCGGGCAGATCGAAATTGATGACGCAGGGCAGCATCGGCACATCGATGCCACGGCCGGCGACGTCAGTGGCCACCAGCACGCGGGTGCCGCCGTCGCGAAAAGCCTGCAGCAGACGCGTGCGCGCGCCCTGTGTCTTGCCGCCGTGCAGCGCCGCAGCGGGCACGCCGTCCGTGGTCAGCTGGCGGGCGATGCGGTCAGCGCCGTGCTTGGTGCGCGCGAAGACCAGCACGCGGTTCCACTCGGGATGGTTGCCGATCAGCCAGGCCAGCATGGCGCGCTTGTGGGCGCGCGGCAGCCGGATCATGTGCTGATCGATGCCCTCGGCCGTCGACACCTCGGGCGCTACCGACACGCGCGCCGGCTCCTTCAGGAAGCTGTCCGCCAGCGAACGCACGGCCTCCGGGAAGGTGGCCGAGAAGAGTAGCGTCTGGCGGGGGCTCGGCAACAGCTGCAGGATGCGCTTCAGATCGCGGATGAAGCCCATGTCGAGCATGCGGTCGGCTTCGTCGAGCACGACGTGTCGCACACGCGACAGATCCACCGACCGCTGGTTCTGCAGGTCGAGCAGGCGGCCGGGTGTGGCCACCAGCAGATCGACGCCGCGCGACAGCGCCTGCGCCTGCGGGCGGGCGCTGACGCCGCCGAAGACCGCAAGGCTGCGCACATTCAATCCATTGCCCGAAGCCCGTGCCTCGGCCAGGATCTGGCCGGCCAGCTCGCGCGTCGGCGCCAGGATCAGCGCCCGCGGCGTACGCGGCCCCTTTTCGGGCGCCTCGGTGGCCAGTCGGTGCAGCAGCGGCAACAGGAAGGCGGCCGTCTTGCCGGTGCCGGTCTGGGCACTGGCGATGAGGTCGCGACCGGAAAGGACTTCGGGAATCGCCTGAGCCTGGACAGGCGTGGGCGAGGTAAAGCCGGCTTCGGCGCAATTGCGGGCAATCGCGGCGCCGAGACCGAGGGAAGAAAAGGGCATGAAAACGAGCCGGGCGCAGAGGCGCCACCACAGAAGGAGCCGGCACTATACGCGCGCCACGGTCAGGGCGATAGTCCCGGCGGCGTTGAGGCAACGGCCCAACAGCCTTGTTCAACGTCACGCCAAGTACGCTAAGGTGCAACTCGTGGCGCTATGTGCCCGTATACGAGAGGGGGATCGCGTGGCGCGCGCCGGAATCTGCGGCCGACCGCCACCCAATAAAGCCGGACATAGAAGAGGAGAGATCTATGAGTGACGAGACTGCCGAAAAGGTTCCCGACAATCCGGATTTCGACTACGAGATTGGTCAGGACAACATTCAGATATTCGGGCTGGACATCCACAACCCGGTATTCATCGTTTCCGGCGGCCTGATCGTCGCCTTCGTGATCTACGCGCTGGGCTTCAGCGCTCACGCCGAGGCCACCCTCGGCGAGCTACGCCCCTGGATCACCTCGACCTTCGATTGGGTCCTGATGGGCGCGGCCAACATCTTCGTGCTCTTCTGCCTTTTTCTCCTGGTCTCGCCCTGGGGCAAGATCCGGCTGGGCGGTCCCGAAGCCACCCCCGACTACGGGTACGCGGGCTGGTTCGCGATGCTCTTCGCCGCCGGCATGGGCATCGGCCTGATGTTCTTCGGCGTGCTCGAGCCGATGTATCACTTCGAGAATCCGCCGCTGGGCGTCGGCAAGGAGAACGCCGCCGCCGCGGCAGCCGCCGGCATGGCGGCCACGATCTTTCACTGGGGCCTCCACCCCTGGGCGATCTACGCGGTCGTGGCGCTGTCGCTGGCCTTCTTCACCTTCAACCGCGGTATGCCGCTGACCATCCGCTCGGGCTTCCATCCGATCCTCGGAGACCGTGTCTGGGGCTGGCCCGGACACCTCATCGACATTCTCGCTGTCTTCGCCACCATGTTCGGCTTGGCGACCTCGCTGGGCTTCGGCGCCCAGCAGGCAGGCGCGGGTCTGCATTACCTCTTCAACACGCCCGAAGGAATCCCGACGCAGGTGGGACTGGTCATCGGCATTACCTCGGTGGCGTTGATTTCGGTGCTGCGTGGCCTGGACGGCGGCGTCAAGCGTCTGTCCGAGCTCAACATGATGCTGGCGCTGCTGCTGCTGCTCTTCGTCATCGCGGTGGGCGGCGTGGTCGATATCATCACCGGTTTCTTCGGCGCCGCTTATTACTACGCTCGCGACGTCCTCCCGCTGAGCAACCCGGTCGGCCGCGAGGACCTCGACTTCATGCACGGCTGGACGACCTTCTACTGGGCCTGGTGGATTTCCTGGTCACCCTTCGTCGGCATGTTCATCGCCCGCGTCTCGCGCGGCCGCACGGTGCGCGAATTCATCACCTGCGTGCTGGTGATCCCGACCACGGTTTCGGTGCTCTGGATGACGGCCTTCGGCGGCACCGCCGTACGCCAGTATCTGAACACCGGCTACGACGGTGTCATGAAGACGGTCACCGACTACACCCCCGAGCTGTCGCTGTTCGCGATGCTGGAGGCACTGCCCTTCACGGCCGTCACCAGCTTCATCGGTATCGTGCTGGTCATCGTCTTCTTCGTGACCTCTTCGGACTCCGGCTCGCTGGTCATCGACACCATCACCGCCGGTGGCAAGCTCGACGCCCCGGTGGCACAGCGCGTGTTCTGGTGCCTCTTCGAGGGCCTGGTCGCCATCGCGCTGCTGGTCGGCGGCGGTCTCGCCTCGCTGCAGGCCGCAGCGATTACCACGGGTCTGCCCTTCGCAGTCGTTCTGGTGATTCTGACCTTCTGCGTCGCGCTCGGGCTGCGCAAGGAGCTGAGCGATCAGAAGGCCGGCATCGCGCCGACCCAGAAGGATCCGCAGGGCGCCTGATAATCCGCCCGCGGCGCGTCGGCCCCGGCCGGCGCTCTCCAGGCCCCGCGGCAGCACCTGCCGCGGGGCTTTTTCATGGGCGGGAGCCCGTCGGGATCACTGATCCAGCGCTTCCCACCGGGCGTAGGCCGTCTCCAGCTCCGCGGCGATGGCGGCGAGCCGTTTCTGGAGCTCACCCGCGCGCTCCGGGCTATCACGGAAGAGGTTGCCGTCGGCGAGCTGCTCGCCGAGCTCGGCCTGTTCGGCTTCCAGCGTCTCGATCTGCCGCGTCAGGCGCCGGATCTCGCGGCTGTTGTCTTTGCTCGGCTGGCGCGCGGGGCCGCGCTTCTGCACCCGGCTATCCGCATCGTCAGGGGCCTGCCGCGCGCGCTGGCGTTCCCAGTCGCTGTAGCCGCCGACGACATCCTCGACGCGACCGTCGCCGGTGAAGACGAAGCTGCGCGTAGCGACATTGTCGAGAAAGGCGCGGTCGTGGCTGACCAGCAACACCGTGCCCTGGTACTCGATCAGCCGCTCCTCGAGCAGGTCCAGCGTCTCGACGTCGAGGTCGTTGGTGGGCTCGTCGAGCACCAGCATGTTGGAGGCCTTGGCGAAGAGCTGGGCGAGCAGCACGCGGCTGGTCTCGCCGCCGGACAAGGACTTCACCGGGCTGCGCGCCCGATCCGGCGTGAAGAGAAAGTCCTGCAGATAGCCGATGACGTGCTTGCGGCCGCTCGGCAACTCGACGAAATCGCGCCCCTCGCCGATGTTGTCGACGACCGATCGCTGCGGGTCGAGGCTGGCGCGCAGCTGATCGAAATAGGCCGTCTCCAGCTTGGTGCCCAGCCGGATGCGGCCGGACTGCGGCTCCAGCTGACCGAGCAGCAGCTTGAGCAGCGTCGTCTTGCCGACGCCGTTGGGGCCGATCAGGCCAATCTTCTCGCCGCGCAGAATCGTGGCCGTGAAGTCGCGCACCACCGGCTGATCCTCCCAGGCGAAGGCGACATCCTCTGCCTCGACCACCAGCTTGCCAGAGCGCTCGGCCTCGGAGACGCTGATTTTGGCGCTACCCTGGCGCTCGCGCCGCTGCGCGGCCTCGGCACGCATGGCCTGCAGCGCGCGCACGCGGCCTTCGTTGCGCGTGCGCCGGGCCTGGATACCCTTGCGGATCCAGACCTCTTCCTCGGCGAGCTTCTTGTCGAAGCGCGCCCGCTCGGTTTCCTCGGCGGCCAGCGCCTCGGCCTTGCGCGCGAGATAGGTGTCGTAGTCGCCGGGCCAGCTCGTCAGATGGCCGCGATCCAGCTCGACGATGCGCGTCGCCAGGCGGCGCAGGAAGGCGCGATCGTGGGTGATGAAGACCAGCGTGCCGGGCCACTCGATGAGGAAATCCTCCATCCAGCGGATGGCGTCGATATCCAGATGGTTGGTGGGCTCGTCGAGCAGCAGCAGATCAGGCTCGGTGACCAGCGCCTGCGCCAGCGCCACGCGTCGGCGCTGCCCGCCCGAAAGCTGGTCGCAGCGCGCGTCGCCGTCGAGCTGCATGCGCGACAGCACCGTCGCCACGCGCGTGTCCAGTGTCCAACCGTCGGCGGCTTCCAGCGCCGCCTGGGCGCGCGCCAGCGCATCCAGATCGTCCGGTGCCTCGTGAATCAGGCGGTGGTATTCGGCGACGGCACGGCCGGCGGCGCCCAATCCCTCGGCCACCACCGTGTAGACCGGCTTGGGCTCGCGCGCCGGCAGGCTCTGCTCCAGCCGCGCCACGCGCAGGCTGCCCTGATGCCGGATCTCGCCGCTGTCCACGGCCACTTCGCCCGCCAGCACCTTGAGCAGCGTCGACTTGCCGGTGCCGTTGCGGCCGACCAGACAGACGCGCTCGCCGCGCTCGATGGCGAGATCGACGCCGTCGAGAATCGCCGTGGTACCGAAGAACAACTCGAGTTGTTGGGCTTGAAGCATGGAGGGCGTCGTTTCGAAAGAAGGGAACCACAGATTGCGCAGATTCTTTTGCTTTGATGCGCGCTGACTTCGTCAGCACGCCCCACTTAAAAATCCCGAAACCTGCGAAATCTGCGGTTAAAAACAGGTCAGGAGATGGCTCGCGACTCACCCGCTCTCGAGTGCCTCGGCGGCTTCCAGCCAGACGGCCTCGGCCTCGGCGAGGCTGGCGCGCAGCTCGCTGCGCTCGCGTTCGAGGCGGGCGATCTTCTGCTTCTGGCTGCCGTCGTAGAGCGCCGGATCGGCGAGCTGGGTCTCGACCTTCTCCAGCTTTTCGGATTCGCGCTGCATGTCGCGCTCGGCGCGCTTGATGCTGGCGCGCAGCGCGCGCGCGTCCTGGGCGCTGCGCGCGGGCTTGCCGCTGCCGTCGACGTCGCGGCTTTCGGTGGAAAGCAGCCAACGGGCGTAATCGTCGAGATCGCCGTCGAAGGGGCGGCAAGTACCACCCGCAACCAGCCACAGCCGGTCGCAGGTCGTTGCCACCAGATGCCGATCGTGGGTGACCAGCACCATCGCGCCCTCGAAGCTGAGCAGCGCTTCCTCCAGCGCGGCGCGCATATCCATGTCGAGGTGGTTGGTCGGCTCGTCGAGCAGCAGCAGATTCGGCTGCTGGTAGACCAGCATGGCCAGGCCGAGGCGGGCCTTCTCGCCGCCGGACAGCGGCGCGATGGGCTGGAAGACGCGCTCGCCCTGGAAATGGAAGCGCCCCAGCCAGCCGCGCAGCTGCTGATCGCGCGCGGCCGGATCCAGCCGCTGCATGAGCAGCATCGGCGAGGCCTCGGGGTCCAGCGTATCGACCTGGTGCTGGTCGAAATAGCCGACGCGCAGGCCCGGCGCGTGCATGAGCTGGCCGGCGGCTGCCTTCAGGCGGCCGCCCATGAGCTTGACCAGCGTCGACTTGCCGGCACCGTTGCGGCCGAGCAGGCCGATGCGGTCGCCCGGCTCCAGGCCGAGCTTGAGCTCGCGCAGCACCGTGGTGTCGCCGTAGGCCGCGCGCACGCCGTCCATGCGCAGCAGCGGCGACGGCACGCTGTCCGCCTTCGGGAAGGTGAAGCGGAACTCGCTCTCCGCGCGCACCGGCGCCACCTGCTGCATGCGCTCGATGGCCTTGATGCGCGACTGCGCCTGGCGCGCCTTGGTGGCCTGGGCGCGGAAGCGGTCGACGAAGGCCTGCATGTGCGCCAGCTGTGCCTGCTGCTTGGCGTGCTGGGCCGCCTGCTGGGACAGATGCTCGGCGCGCTGGCGCTCGAAGCTGGAGAAATTGCCGTCGTAGAGGCTGACCACGCCGTTGCCGATGTGCAGGGTGTGATCGGTGACGGCGTCCAGGAAATCGCGGTCATGCGATACCACCACCAGCGTGCCCTGGAAATGGCGCAGCCAGTCCTGCACCCAGAGCACGGCGTCCAGGTCGAGATGGTTGGTCGGCTCGTCGAGCAGCATCAGGTCGGCGCGGCGCATCAACGCCTGCGCCAGGTTCAGGCGCATGCGCCAGCCGCCCGAGAAAGCGGATACCGGCTCGGACTGCACGGTCGTGTCGAAGCCCAGCCCGTCGAGCAGACGTGCCGCCCGAGCGCGCGCCGCGTAGCCGCCGATGGCGTGCAGCCGCTCGTGAATGCGGCCGATGGCCTCGCCGTCGCCGGACTCGTTGGCCGACTCCAGTTCGGCTTCCAGCTTGCGCAGCTCGACGTCGCCGTCCAGCGCATAATCCAGCGCCGACTGCGAAAGCGCCGGGGTCTCCTGCGCCACCGTGGCGATGTCGATGCCGCGCTGCAGGCTGAGCTCGCCCTGGTCCGGGCTGATGCGGCCCAGCATCATCTCGAAGAGGCTGGACTTGCCGCAGCCGTTGCGCCCGACCAGCCCGACGCGCCAGCCCGGGTGCAGCGTGAAGCCGGCCTCGGCGAAGAGAAGATGGCTCCCGCGGCGGAGACTGAGTTGGGAGGCGGTGATCATGGGGCGCGCAGTGTACCGGCACACCCGGGGACCGGGGGCTTTGCAGCCTGCCTGTCGGGCTGAAGCCCGAGCCGCAACCGCTCAGCCAGCCCGTGAATCCGAAGCCAGCGCTTCCACGGCCGCCTGAGTGGACAGATACAGGCGCTCGGCACCGATGCTGGCGAGCAGGTCGCTGCGCTCGAGGTGGTCCTGCACCGGTCCCTTGATCTCG of Algiphilus aromaticivorans DG1253 contains these proteins:
- a CDS encoding MBL fold metallo-hydrolase, encoding MPGLRFALLGSGSRGNATLVECGSTRVLVDCGFSIRDTEARLGRLGVEARALDAILVTHEHGDHLRGVGPLARRHGIALWMTPGTRAAVPQRMAATMPEVSLFDPHTRFAIGNLEIQPVPVPHDAREPCQFVFSDGVHRLGVLSDAGHITPHMRACLDGVDALALECNHDEAMLAEGPYPPMLKARVGGNLGHLSNAQSAGLLAGMDCSRLQHLVLTHLSEHNNTPDHARAAVVEALRCPADWPGVAHQEHGHEWRGIQ
- a CDS encoding DUF1820 family protein; protein product: MPQKHLYRVSFVQQNKLYDIYAREVSHEAMMGFVEIGDLVFGERSQVLVDPAEEKLQAEFEGVERFFVPVHQVVRIDQVNRRGKARISDVQGESGGKVTPLPIYGPGNSGA
- a CDS encoding DEAD/DEAH box helicase — encoded protein: MPFSSLGLGAAIARNCAEAGFTSPTPVQAQAIPEVLSGRDLIASAQTGTGKTAAFLLPLLHRLATEAPEKGPRTPRALILAPTRELAGQILAEARASGNGLNVRSLAVFGGVSARPQAQALSRGVDLLVATPGRLLDLQNQRSVDLSRVRHVVLDEADRMLDMGFIRDLKRILQLLPSPRQTLLFSATFPEAVRSLADSFLKEPARVSVAPEVSTAEGIDQHMIRLPRAHKRAMLAWLIGNHPEWNRVLVFARTKHGADRIARQLTTDGVPAAALHGGKTQGARTRLLQAFRDGGTRVLVATDVAGRGIDVPMLPCVINFDLPEVSEDYVHRIGRTARAGASGIAIALVANEEGGLLKGVERHIGRSLPAFDTTGFSAPSAAQSAAQRSDEAGDRTSRKPQGGKPAPRKAGGGQSAGGRGAGNEAGRKAAAKRRGRGGGKPAGAQAQRKQR
- a CDS encoding BCCT family transporter, yielding MSDETAEKVPDNPDFDYEIGQDNIQIFGLDIHNPVFIVSGGLIVAFVIYALGFSAHAEATLGELRPWITSTFDWVLMGAANIFVLFCLFLLVSPWGKIRLGGPEATPDYGYAGWFAMLFAAGMGIGLMFFGVLEPMYHFENPPLGVGKENAAAAAAAGMAATIFHWGLHPWAIYAVVALSLAFFTFNRGMPLTIRSGFHPILGDRVWGWPGHLIDILAVFATMFGLATSLGFGAQQAGAGLHYLFNTPEGIPTQVGLVIGITSVALISVLRGLDGGVKRLSELNMMLALLLLLFVIAVGGVVDIITGFFGAAYYYARDVLPLSNPVGREDLDFMHGWTTFYWAWWISWSPFVGMFIARVSRGRTVREFITCVLVIPTTVSVLWMTAFGGTAVRQYLNTGYDGVMKTVTDYTPELSLFAMLEALPFTAVTSFIGIVLVIVFFVTSSDSGSLVIDTITAGGKLDAPVAQRVFWCLFEGLVAIALLVGGGLASLQAAAITTGLPFAVVLVILTFCVALGLRKELSDQKAGIAPTQKDPQGA
- a CDS encoding ATP-binding cassette domain-containing protein, which codes for MLQAQQLELFFGTTAILDGVDLAIERGERVCLVGRNGTGKSTLLKVLAGEVAVDSGEIRHQGSLRVARLEQSLPAREPKPVYTVVAEGLGAAGRAVAEYHRLIHEAPDDLDALARAQAALEAADGWTLDTRVATVLSRMQLDGDARCDQLSGGQRRRVALAQALVTEPDLLLLDEPTNHLDIDAIRWMEDFLIEWPGTLVFITHDRAFLRRLATRIVELDRGHLTSWPGDYDTYLARKAEALAAEETERARFDKKLAEEEVWIRKGIQARRTRNEGRVRALQAMRAEAAQRRERQGSAKISVSEAERSGKLVVEAEDVAFAWEDQPVVRDFTATILRGEKIGLIGPNGVGKTTLLKLLLGQLEPQSGRIRLGTKLETAYFDQLRASLDPQRSVVDNIGEGRDFVELPSGRKHVIGYLQDFLFTPDRARSPVKSLSGGETSRVLLAQLFAKASNMLVLDEPTNDLDVETLDLLEERLIEYQGTVLLVSHDRAFLDNVATRSFVFTGDGRVEDVVGGYSDWERQRARQAPDDADSRVQKRGPARQPSKDNSREIRRLTRQIETLEAEQAELGEQLADGNLFRDSPERAGELQKRLAAIAAELETAYARWEALDQ
- a CDS encoding ATP-binding cassette domain-containing protein, whose product is MITASQLSLRRGSHLLFAEAGFTLHPGWRVGLVGRNGCGKSSLFEMMLGRISPDQGELSLQRGIDIATVAQETPALSQSALDYALDGDVELRKLEAELESANESGDGEAIGRIHERLHAIGGYAARARAARLLDGLGFDTTVQSEPVSAFSGGWRMRLNLAQALMRRADLMLLDEPTNHLDLDAVLWVQDWLRHFQGTLVVVSHDRDFLDAVTDHTLHIGNGVVSLYDGNFSSFERQRAEHLSQQAAQHAKQQAQLAHMQAFVDRFRAQATKARQAQSRIKAIERMQQVAPVRAESEFRFTFPKADSVPSPLLRMDGVRAAYGDTTVLRELKLGLEPGDRIGLLGRNGAGKSTLVKLMGGRLKAAAGQLMHAPGLRVGYFDQHQVDTLDPEASPMLLMQRLDPAARDQQLRGWLGRFHFQGERVFQPIAPLSGGEKARLGLAMLVYQQPNLLLLDEPTNHLDMDMRAALEEALLSFEGAMVLVTHDRHLVATTCDRLWLVAGGTCRPFDGDLDDYARWLLSTESRDVDGSGKPARSAQDARALRASIKRAERDMQRESEKLEKVETQLADPALYDGSQKQKIARLERERSELRASLAEAEAVWLEAAEALESG